From a single Lolium rigidum isolate FL_2022 chromosome 7, APGP_CSIRO_Lrig_0.1, whole genome shotgun sequence genomic region:
- the LOC124677398 gene encoding uncharacterized protein LOC124677398: MRALASSSFSVLLPVAYRLFPLSPAMARLLARTLTLAPPRSSLRPLRVRGLSAKVELIEIDLSEESASSSSSSGAADEPMGMRRLNDAIHGVIVRRAAPEWLPFVPGGSYWVPQMRRPLGVSDLVGTVAYSASGAVDTSAMARAAVDRATLTKDEAMCFTTPRGWPSEAYFVEGKLWHPVKRSRKDATQTDDEDS, encoded by the exons ATGCGGGCCCTAGCGTCGTCTTCCTTCTCCGTCTTGCTCCCGGTCGCGTATCGACTCTTCCCACTATCCCCAGCCATGGCTCGCCTCCTCGCGCGGACCCTAACCCTGGCTCCTCCGCGGTCCTCCCTGCGCCCCCTCCGCGTCCGCGGGCTCTCGGCCAAGGTGGAGCTGATCGAGATCGACCTGTCCGAGGAatccgcctcctcatcctcctcctccggcgccgcggACGAGCCGATGGGGATGCGGCGCCTCAACGACGCCATCCACGGCGTCATAGTGCGCCGGGCCGCTCCGGAGTGGCTCCCCTTCGTGCCGGGAGGGTCGTACTGGGTGCCGCAGATGCGGCGCCCGCTCGGGGTGTCCGATCTCGTCGGCACCGTCGCCTACAGCGCCAGCGGCGCCGTGGATACGTCGGCCATGGCCAGGGCCGCCGTGGATAGGGCTACGCTGACCAAGGACGAGGCCATGTGCTTCACCACGCCGCGGGGATGGCCGTCAGAGGCCTACTTCGTCGAAG GGAAACTTTGGCATCCGGTGAAGAGGTCAAGGAAAGATGCTACTCAAACTGATGATGAGGATAGCTAA